The genomic interval ttaggattaggattatgaTAGTCAAAATGAGTTTGCAGATCTTATTATGgttttctaaataatattatcctACAATTAATGTCACAGGAATGCCATTCTAATTAAAAAATCCTAAAAGCTTTTCACAAATAATCCAACAAATTCCCTTGATTGTGTAACACCGGTATTCCCATAAGGTAAAACTAACGATTCGCGTAAAAATTTAGTTGAAAATCACAAACAGTTCGATGGTAAGGTCGTTGCTACCGCACGCCTGAATGTTTTACTATGACACATCCCGTCTCAAGGCCACGTGGTGACCTCTGTATGTCAGATCGTGGAAATTGGCTTGTAGTTATTGACCACCTCGAGTCAAGGAGGTACCAGAGGGTGTGATGGAGAGTGTGGGGTAGAGATTCAAGTCCTAGCCAAAAAAGAAAGTTCCGATCACTTGGATATAACTCATATTACCAACACAATGGTAATTTGGCAGCTTGTATATTGATTGGGACTAACGTAACACTAACGAATTTAAAcgaattttaaagtaaaactgCAAATTTTTCGAAGTAATGGTTTTAGTGTTTCTAAATATTATCAAGACTAAACATTTGTGGAACTTTTAAGGAATTTCCGAAAACCGAATTCCGATTTCCCGCAAAGAATCGCTGAAGCTGACAGCGTAAGTGCATTTTCCAGAAATGTAGCGGAATTTCTACAATATTCCCGATGTCGGGAATGTGGCCTTGACACTCGGAGGTCAGAGGTCGCTACTGAGAACTGATCGATAAGGCAACACCACCTCAGCTCACAACCGTATTCAAATACGTGAAGCTATTGTAAAGCAAATGAGTGTGAAAAACTTGAAAACGAAGCTCATGAAAACCATGGAAAGactattcttcttcttcttggcgtCCTATGACCCCCAGTGGGGCAAAGGGCAGACATAACGGTTCTCCATCTCTGTCTGTCGACGGAAAGACTATttaactattatatttattttcactaAATGATGTAGGTAAAGATTGTGGTTCAAAagcaaataagtaaataatgtcACTCATTGATGGCCTAACAAAACTAGAAACACCGGCTTCGTTAATGACTAGCAAAATGATGACCTAAATGAAAACGAGGATGACTTGCATTTTATCCTGTAGAGGAAGACTACTAATAGCACAgataatacttaggtaaaaaatacatatgtaTCTAAGGTAtctaagcttatatgtattgtataccaactagttttaagtctttttttgaaaagatggctcaggagtttcttgccttcgttcttctccttagacagaaagagcccccccttatccgaacggagagtaatttgtaaaaattgacgttcatcagaaaattttatatttgtacgatgaataaaaaattttgactttgactttgactttgactttgactaaACCTGGATAAATCTATCTACTTCGCTTTAGAAACTTTCTGCAGAACTTAATATTCGACCTTCAGTGAAACAAAAGCCTATTGACAGTTTTCAGAACGAAACTGAAATTCAGCGAAATGTTCACTTTATTACCAGCTTAGTGCTGGAATGTAGGAAAGTTTGTACTtaagttttatattattatacatttatgtacaTAGAGATAGATCTAGGTGAAagtcaataatataataggtcAAAAAGGTATTGTAGGCTCAACTTCGCTGGCATTGGAATTTGACATATTCTTTCCAATAATTTAGACtgactgaaaaaaaaacactttatttatttaaaattatatctaAAGGTAAGAAATTATAACACATATAAGACAACAAAACGTCCAATTAACTAATTCCATTGAATCACGAAATTCCACAGATTATTAACTCCCAAAACATTCAGATATATGTATCTTATAATCaaaagttaaattatgttaaacGATTTGCTGAATAAGTGTAACAGGAATATCCTACGGGGATTAACAACGGTAAGTAtcaaattaacataaataaggaATTTcgacaaaatattattgaaatcatttCATAGCTACACGCAAGAAAACATCGATAACCCGCCTCGTAGTAAAAGTTATCGGAAAATTCACACTAATGTTTTCAATATCGATTTAGTTTCTGCATAACTTTTGCTTTATATGGAATGTGCCAAAGGttatcaaaataattaagCATAACAGGAATATAGAGATTAAGTTGTAATAGTTACTTCAGGTTACAGCATAGcatattgttgtttatatttaattgtttctAAAGCAATTCATTAAAAGGCAATCAAAATGTTATTCAACCAATTTGGTTATGGCAGTGTCGTGACTCGTGCGACCGGAGGTATGGAAAAACACGTGATTTTTGGAAACATTCGCAACGATCtttgctttatttttttactttatcaaGTTTATTTTGTTCGACCATCGGGTTTTTCAACTGCAAAGTTGTTTATTGCAACTTTATACGTTTATGCCGATAATTACAAAGCAAGGTTAGTCGATGCAGAAATATTCTCCGATTTATGCATTGCCTTTGGTAACTAAGTTGGCAAAAGTATGAATGTAGAGGCATGTGGGAAATCTATAGAAACGTGGGAATACCAAttagaaatacataaaaccTATGTATTACAGTATTAATAACTGCAACTCTACATAGCGTATATACATACACCGCTAACTTTAAAACACGTGAATGTGTACCGAAAATTTTATGATACGAGTAAATATGTACAGtactatatttaaaaaaatcacaaccCAAGACAATAACACATGATAGATACACAATATTATCAGCATAAAACATAGGAAAATTATGAACAATTGCGTAAATcagacaataataaaattgcagAAGCCGAATATTGAAAacagataaaattttatcaccTTAAAATAACACATGCTAACAGTAAGAGACATATTCCATATCACAGAATCCGTTAAAGCATGCGAGGACCTATATCTAGGTCAGCACAATGACTCTACACAAGTAAAGCCTCGTGGTATTAGGTCAACGAAACACTTACTCCTCAAATCACAACAACTCAGCTTGATACTACTGACATACAAAGTATAGAttctaataataaagttatggaCTTTATGTAAGATGAAGACCCGTGCTAAGGCATGCGTGATTCAGACGTGGCTGATAATGATAGTGATAATGGCAATAACAATGAATTTGTTAAGATAATTAAACTAATTACTTAGTTGTTTAGACCAGATAATAAGCCGTGTTTAATAGAAGCATGTGTGAGGCTTGTTGCCAAGTGGCAACATATCagtaaaaagtaataaaagttataaataagcaAATAATGATGAAAAAAACACGAATTGTTGGGTAAGTACACAAACATTATAAACTAAAAGAAAGGAATCGATGAGCTAGTTCTAGATATCAATGAcacttaaatatgtataacaaGAAATTAATACAGGTCATATTAGGGCCGATTATTAAAGACCCGTTAgatatagacagtagccataTCTGTCTAGGCCTGATCGGGTCTTATTCAAAGTTGGGTCGCTTCAGGCAATACAATGAGAAGGATGTCCGCGGGAGAAATACAAAAAAGCGTTTGCATAAAATCTTGCATCCGTCCAAACCGACCCAATTTAGAATTTCCTACGGTTCGTTTCCTAATCGAAACGAAAACCCAAGCGGGAATTCCAAAGCGGATAACAACTCAccaacacaaacaaacacttGGACAGACGGACACTGACCGCCAACTGTAGCTCTACGACTTGGAGCAAACGGAGGGAAGTCAGAGGTCTACCAACACTGGTTTTAGTGTAAAAGCACGTTGCGACCTGCCGAACAGTGTTCTGTTCACTTCAGGTTTCAGCGGATCCACTCACACACGTGCAGGGCTTGTAGTAACGTATAGCACATGTGTTTGTGTAAAACTATCACCATTTCACTCTGGCAAACGGACTCAAACGCGAAATTCTCGGAATCTCCACTGATACTGAGCACGCGTCTCCCTCACGCACACACGCGCACTGGCGCCGTCTGCGCATGCGTCGACACGGCTATATAAGCGCGGTCGACGTCATCAACCCGCATTCTTTGCTCGGAGCTCAAAGCGACACCACGCCTGTTCGTGCAATAATTTGTGAAATCGTTGTGACATAACTTCGCCGCTATCGGAAACTCAAGGATTACAAGTGGTTGACCCGAAACTCAAACTGCAGCGGATTTTTGTGCTGAAAGTGCGTGAAACAGTGAAAATTACCCGCAAAAAGAGTGAAGTTGAGAAGATTAGTGACATTTGTGAACTGAAAAGTATAAACTTATCTGGAATCATGTGCAACTCGATGGCGCCTTTGAAAGTGGAGACGTTCAGCGGAGTGGCCGCCAAGAGGTAATTATCCCAACTTGTGCAATACTTATTGAGGCCAAAagccattaaaaaaaaaattctacAAAGAGACCTTTTAGCTGCTGTCAactgataaaaaaaattgaatccTTAAGGGACCTTAAAGTTACACCACAATTAACAGTAACCAAAAGTAAATCATTtccaaaattaaaatcatGAGAACTCCAAAACATCATCTGACCTTAGCATCCATTGTCAACAGCCCCATAGCGCAATGCGTGAAAGCCGTCCTCCGTCGCGCCTGTCTCGAGAAGCGGCTGACTGTGGGCCTGCTCCCCGCCATCCAGTACCTGTCCACAAACACTGACGGAGCCCTGTTCTGCTTCACGGCTGAAGCGCCCCCTGGTGACAGCGCCACGCACATGCAAGAGGTGCTGTTGCAGGCGTTTTGCGTCGAGAATGATATTCACGTTATTAAGGTAAATGTCTTGAGGGTTTTCTTTGAATATAATGGTGGCACCATACTTATTATTGGGTGTTTGCTGTATTTGTCAATTAAGTACCATAATTTTGGCGAATATACTGCAGTTTTTTGCAACGAAGTATTGCAGTTTTGGCATTAGAATTAAAGAATCCTTAATGTCTGCGAATAATCGACTTCTGCTAGATTTAGGCAAGAGCAAAAACAGTCTAGCCTTGGACTTCCTTATAAAGCCGCTACAGAATAAAAGTCTCAGGTCACCGAAATAAATATCGATTAGATGCTAATTGAGCTAAAAGAATCATTAAATGAAATGCCTGCCGCTAATAAAGATAACTCTACCGTACCTCCATGTAAAGTAAACAAACCGATCATGTAACATTGCTCATAGCACGCAAGGCCAAACAAAGCTAATCCCAATTACCCTTTGTCAACAGGTGGACTCGCCAGCGAAAATGATGAAGATCCTTGGATGCAAAGACCAGACCATTGACTTCAACTGCGTATTAGTCCACTATCCGTACACAGACCCCTTCAGTGACAGTCAAGAAATGGACATGTCAATACTGACCGAAGCCGAGAAGGATTTGATCGACCACTGCGATGGATCCTGGGCCTCCAGCCAAACCTCAGTCATCAAGCTGCCAGAGAAGTGAAATGAGAAAACATCTTGAacattgaattttgaattataTTGATGTTATGACCTCCTTGGTCTAATCCTAGAGAGTAGAGCCTCTTTCGAGTTCTGCTAAGGCGTTTGACGCCATTGTAGCGTTATGTTGTGGATACTTAATGTGTCTGTAGTTGGGGAATGTCGGGAGAGTTTTTGTCGTCTTTTTTAATAAGAATATTGTTAATGATTTGATTACATGATCAAAGCATGTAGCAGTTATTGTAGGTTTGTTTGATAGATCCTCAATAAGATTAGAAAAATTTTTGCTCATTTTTGTGACTTGTCGATTGATCAATGATGAATGTATAGAAAATgttctaaaattaaaactgtatAAAGATTGGTGGCCTTTTGGATTTCTtgttgttaaataaatgtcctACTTAGTATGCCTTATGTAGGCAATGTAATATGACCTTTTACATTTATTCTAAAACCTaagaaaattttgttaaaCGATAATCGAATAGTTCATAAAGTGCGTAGagacgttattattattactcaaTGTAATTGTAGTAAGAATAAGTAATATGTTAATacgaaatattttaagtactacAGAGTTTATACTTTTGTAAGATTAGGAAGAACAATAAGAATCTTAAAGCAATTACTATAACAACAGCaataaatgataatgaaaAATTACCTTTCTTTTCTCATTTATCACCacctaaaaatatatacagggATCATGCCTTGCCTGACTGTAGAAACCAGACATTAGGAAAATCATTTTCGCTTAtcggtaaaatattttttcaatacaaaatcaATTCATTTTTTACAAACAAATTAGCGCTCTACGCTATTAAATAGGCAATGTAATGAACTGTTGAATTCAGCCATGAGTTCCTTTAAATCACTACAGATGGCGCTAGTGAGCCTGAagctacatcgcggtattaagatttttttgcatttAGTGACTACCTAAGAACAGACACTTTATCGTTACTCTGGTTTCCCTTCAAAACGTATAAATCTTTCGCCTTTTACTAAAGATTTCCGTGGAGGGGAACACTCAAATGAGTCTAACTCATATTTTTGACAACTCTGTTTCGGCAGAGTTAACTATATTCTAAATACAATAAGAGCAAGAATCTAATTGGTTTTGTTATATTATCTGTTGATAGTCATCATATTACTCTAATACTATTTCACAATAGTTCAGTCACTGAGGACTTGAGGAGAAAAAATTGCAAAAGAAACTCCTCTTAGCTCGTAGtagttaaataagttttaaagaTTTATCTCTAAAAGATAAGTTCATACATTTTGAACTGCTACTAACAGTAATAACTTGAGGTAACAAAAGGCATCGCTGCGCCAGTTACATGATACGGTCACTATGTACCTGCAGGAACTTAGGTGGTAGAAGTTTACATTAACACAACAGAGACCCAAACCAAACCAtggataataattaattaattattactaaaaatctCTAACGAGAAGCTCCAAACTGTGAACTTTTATTTGGTATTCATGTTTTATGTTTCAATACAAATTACTGATGTTTagattataatattgtatagtTCCCCCTTCAGTGACCCCTTCTGACCGTGGCTTAGATTACTCAGAAAGTACCACTTAGGTGTACTAGGCACTCCACTAGCGAGTATGATAGCGATAACACAGCAACAAATCAGCAAAGTGCATTagatatgaaataataatattgactAACAATTACAATATCTACAACAATATACACATTAGCAGATATCATTTCGATACGAtgcattataatatttataatcaatACCGGGTCTAGACTGATTGATGAATCATTTTTACAAGAACACAAATGTATCGGTAAACTACATAATGATATTTAATGGTAAGCCTATGAAGAGGAGCCCTAATTCCGTGaacttacttacattgtttACTAGAAATTTGTCATTTTACAGTAATCAGAGTAAATAGAAATTGTAAGAAATACGATTGACAaatcaacaaaatattatgtataacaaCCACAATTATCGACAAAGCAGATGAAATCAAACGATAGTAGTAGGGAGATCTCATGAtaaaacaatatacaattaGGAGTTAGGTTTTTTATGTTGACAAAGACTTTGTTTAACAGTATTCCTTCATCCCATATTCATTTCGAGTTTACttttataatacatttttaacgttcgccatgaaaaaaaatattataagtacctaaaagtGAAATTGTgagagataaataaaattatgacacAGTGTGGactgtggagtgaatgaggatatgacagagaATAGGGTAAAATGGTGTGTCTTGCCGCTAAAAGCCGAACCCTAAATAAGTAATAGGAACGAACTAAATAACTTCATCTTTTCTCACATCACATTAACGTCAATAACATGCAGCAATGTACAATAGAACTATATTACTCCATTGCGTATAAGCTAATAAATATTAGATTTCTCAAAGGGGACGGCGCGTACGCAGTCCCCACTACCAAAAATTACGCATCCGAGATATCCACATTAGGGATATTCGCAAAGGTCAACCCAACCGCAGTGCAATGGAAGGGCCTCGCTCTGGGGGAACCGCCTTCTTGATCACGGTGTCCCCTATGCCAGGTAAGTATGCTTTCACAATGTTGGCTCGCGGTAGTCGTTGTTTCAGAAAAAatcttaataccgcgatgtagaccACGGCACAGTGACATCTGTAGGGCATTTTCGGTACTAAAATGTAGATGTGCTGCCCCCTACACATACAATTCAACTCGAGGTACTAAAATTACCACTGTGATTTGGCTTTAGTTTTTTAGAGCACCATCTCTTTCTGCCGTTTCAATTTAATCTTATGGGTAACATGAATTACCTGGAATAATaacagatttttcaatagccggGTAAAAGTTATCTGGAGATGGAGAATAATTCTGATGTGTCGCGTCTAAATGTTTGTATGTTGTTATCTGTTACAGGGacagaaacaattttattcgtcagataacatttatcttaCTATTGGATAATCGGCCCtaaatgaattaatttttTAACCTTTAAGTATGGACGTGGAGTCTCACAGGCTACCtaatgtttacgttttcatAGTTTTGCATATTTCCCCCCGCTCCCCGCGATTGAGCGGCTCAGTAGCTTTTGTTTTAGTAGCCAAATTACCAATGAGGGAGGAGGTTGAGTCGTCCGGTGAATATCACGTGAGTAATGACCATCAAAAAATTGACTGGAGCCTGTCAGGCTACACGTCCATTGTTGtcatacaatatattttgtatgggcaattatgtttttttcagatatttttttcaaaatgtgaaAATTAAGTAACGCTGGTACTTCTAAAGGTAAaggtaatttataaaaaaactaacacgTGTGCATGTAGTGCCTCATGTGCAAAGACGTGATATAAATAGACGATTGCCAAGAGAACTGAGGTTGACTAATGAATCGAGTTTTAGGTGATGATAATTATGGTCACAGAAGGTGTCCAGGATCAAGAAACCAGTCAAGGGTCCACAAGAGCATGTAGAATCTGTCCCGCGAAAAAACATAGGATGAATACCTATGTTTGTGTTGCCTGTGTGTCTCCAAGTGTTCTAGACCTCTGTGCATTGACTGCCAATAAATTGGCGCTATTAGACTGTggtcaatattttatataataattacctGAAGCaggtgttttgttttttcggttacttatgtattatatttttagaaaataaGACTAATTTTGTTATAGTAATAATTTTGACTGTTTTTAATACCAGAAAATGTAGCCTCAGTAAATTAGGACTTAAAAGTGCCATAAGTTTGAATTTTTcacatttctatattttttaaaataatatttgattacataagcacgttattttattgctaaatCCTTTAAATTCAATATCCAATCAGTTTTAAAGTAATCTTATATCAAATTCTCAAAAAAAAAGTGTATGCATATAGGAGCCTGTGAGGCTCCACGTCCGCACTGGTGTTAAGAAAAAATGACGTCCATACTTAAAGGTTAAAGTTGATATGATTATATCAAACCGATTCGAGTCGAACTCTGAATTATGATTGCTATTTTGTTAGTTAGAAAGTTTAGAaacattgaaataataatgttgaTAAGGATAGTTATATACCCGTAGTCTCTATACATATCACATACAGCGACTATGGAATATTAGAAACTAGTTAACTCTGCTGAAGCAGAGTTGTCAAAAATATGAGATAGACTCATTTGAGTGTTCCCCTCCACGGAAATCTTTAGTAAAAGGCGAAAGATTTATACGTTTTGAAGGGAAACCAGAGTAATGAATTGGAGTCCGTTCTTAGGTAGTGACCaaatgcaaaaaaatcttaataccgcgatgtaacTTGAAGCTCAGTAACGCCATCTGTAGTCTGTCTGTTATGAAGATTTTGAGTGAGAAAGGAtggtgtaaaaatataaattgtaggtaggtacttaataaatacgGTTCTACCATTTTTGGtctaagatttatttatatacttaacctcgcattgcatagtaacgtttggccAAAGTATGGTTTCGCcaaaaatcgtatggcataatcTCGTTAGTAAAAACATCActcgagtccgcgttgttctatgagtAAAAACGTAAGTAATCTTGAACA from Plutella xylostella chromosome 28, ilPluXylo3.1, whole genome shotgun sequence carries:
- the LOC105387673 gene encoding growth arrest and DNA damage-inducible protein GADD45 alpha, with the protein product MCNSMAPLKVETFSGVAAKSPIAQCVKAVLRRACLEKRLTVGLLPAIQYLSTNTDGALFCFTAEAPPGDSATHMQEVLLQAFCVENDIHVIKVDSPAKMMKILGCKDQTIDFNCVLVHYPYTDPFSDSQEMDMSILTEAEKDLIDHCDGSWASSQTSVIKLPEK